Genomic segment of Triticum aestivum cultivar Chinese Spring chromosome 6A, IWGSC CS RefSeq v2.1, whole genome shotgun sequence:
GGTGGACCTCAGCCGCACCTGCGGCGACGTCGACTTCCTCCTGGTCATGGGCGACGAGTCGGAGGCCACGCGGGAGCTCTGCAAGCGGGAGGGCATCACCCAGGTGCCGCACTTCTCCTTCTACAAGGGCACCGAGAAGGTGCACGAGGAGGAGGGCATCGGCCCCGACCAGCTCGCCGGCGACGTGCTCTACTACGGCGACAACCACGCCGGCGTCGTGCAGCTGCACAGCCGGACGGACGTGGAGGCGCTCATGGCAGAGAACAGCGGCGAGGACGGGAAGCTGTTGGTGCTGGACGTCGGGCTCAAGCACTGCGGGCCCTGCGTCAAGGTCTACCCCACCGTCGTCAAGCTCTCCCGCTCCATGGCCGACACCGCCGTCTTCGCGCGCATGAACGGCGACGAGAACGACGCATGCATGCAGTTCCTCAAGGACATGGAGGTCGTCGAGGTGCCTACCTTCCTCTTCATCAGGGACAAGAAAATCGTCGGCCGCTACGTCGGCTCCGGCAAGGGGGAGCTCATCGGCGAGATCCTCCGGTACCAGGGCGTCAGGGTCACATACTAAACCAGCAAGCCACCAGCAATGCTTTATGTACGTAGTACAACAACGATACTTGTGAATTCGGCCAAACGAAAGGAGTGCAGATAGAATTACTCCTGTTTACTGCATGCATGCGGCATCAATCGATGCTATACATAGGTTCATATTTAGACATTTTTATGCTCTTAATTATCTGGTATTGGGCGCCAATCACATACGTTATAGCAGTAATAGAATTTTGGAGTGCAAATTGTAATAAGTTTATAATGGTTTTATTGTGATATTATCATAGCTTTGCCATCCTACTTTTTTTTATAGAAGGGCGTATTTTATTATctcaaatgtagcatcaagcgatacaaagcattatgaataacacccgacctctgcataactaagatgcatacAGCCAATCCCGAAAAGTCCGGCAAAAAGAAATGAAACTAAACCAACAAAACGACAACATCGGTAGAGTCCTATAGACCAACACTATGCCTACGTCGAAAGTGATGGTGGATCAATCCGGAGGTTATGCTGCCACTCATGTTGGGAAAAAACCTCTGTAGCAGCCTGCTCCAACCGCCACTCACGCTGTCGAGTATTAACATGTAAGCCGGGTGTCAAAACACGGGTATTCGTCAAGGCAAGGAAAAACTCGTGGCAAAAAAGAGTGACTCGGCTTATGGCTGAGTAAACCGGGTGAGCCCTCTAAAAAGCCTTCGGCTTACATATAAGACTCGGCATACTGTACGGAGTTACTGGGCTTACAGCCAATCCTCGACAAAGTTTGTCGGCACATGGCGATCATGGGAGTTGCagacggctgatacgtctccgtcgtatctacttttccaaacacttttgcccttattttggactctaacttttatgatttgaatggaactaacccggactgacgctgttttcagcagaattgccatgatgttgttttatgtgtagaaaacaaatattatcggaatgacctaaaactccacggaacaacttagaaaaaataaaaaaatcctcgccaaagatgaagaccatgtggcccacacccttctcacgagggtggggggcgcccccccccccccagggcgcgcccccctacctcatgggccccctggatgccctccacgccaactccaactctatatatttgctttcggggagagaaaaatgagagagaagaaatcattgcgttttacgatacggagccgccgccaagccctaaaacctctcgggagggccgatctggagtccgttcggggcttcgaagagggggattcatcgccgtcgtcattatcaaccattctccttcaccaatttcatgatgctcaccgccgtgcgtgagtaattccatcgtaggcttgctggacggtgatgggttggatgagatttatcatgtaatcaagttagttatgttagggtttgatccctagtatccactatgttctgagattgatgttgctataattttgctatgcttaatgcttgtcactagggcccgagtgccatgatttcagatctgaacctattatgttttcatgaatatatgtgagttcttgatcctatcttgcaagtctatagtcacctactatgtgttacgatccggcaaccccgaagtgacaataatcgggaccactcccggtgatgaccatagtttgaggagttcatgtattcactatgtgctaatgctttgttccggttctctattaaaaggaggtcttaatatcccttagtttccaataggacctcgctgccacgggagggtaggacaaaagatgtcatgcaagttattttccataagcacgtatgactatatacggaatacatgcctacattacattgatgaattggagctagttctgtgtcaccctatgttatactgttacatgatgaaccgcatccggcataattatccatcactgatccggtgcctacgagttttccatatactggttctcgcttatttactttcccgctgctactgttacaatcactacaaaataccaaaaacattacttttgttgtctttacttttgttgtcgctaccaccactatcatattactttgctactaaacactttgctacagatactaagtttccaggtgtggttgaattgacaactcagctgctaatacttgagaatattctttggctccccttgtgtcgaatcaataaatttgggttgaatactctaccctcgaaagctgttgcgatcccctatacttgtgggttatcaaaaccaatttttagcgccgttgccggggagcatacctctattctttgagtcacttgggatttatatctactggacactatgaagaacttgagagatccaaaaccaagatctatccctcaactacgagggaaggtaaagaactgccatctaactctgcacttgattcaccttctgttatgagtaagtttgcgacacctacacctgcttctgctattcgttctgatatgtcgcatgttattgatgatgccacttctgctatgcatgatacttatgatgaaactgcttctatgccttatactactgtgccccttggtgaatttcttgatgaacaaattgctagggctagagaaaaagaaattattgaatctgaatacgatgatgatagtgatgatgaaaatatgcctgttattcctgagggttatctttttgatatggaatcttctgccgctattttatcttgcaaagataaatatgagcttaagaggttattaattaaatggaacaaagaatcacttagagataaaatgaaacccgaccctgcttttgctacttcacccataTGTGTTcctgacaaggattatgaattctctgttgatcctgatataattactttggttgaatctgatccgttttatggctatgaatctgaaactgttgtggcacatcttactaagttaaatgatatagctgcccaatttactaatgatgagagatcgcgttacttctatatactcaaaatatttccgttctcattaaagggtgatgctaagatatggtttaattctcttgatcctagttgtgtgcgtagtccccaggatatgatttattacttctctgctaaatatttccctgctcataagaaacaagctgctttgagggaaatatacaacttcgtgcaaattaaagaagagagtctcccacaagcttgggggaggcttctcaagctacttaatgctttgcctgatcatcctcttaagaaatctgaaatacttgatatcttttataatggactaaccgatgcttccagagattacctggatagttgtgctggttctcttttcagggaaagaacaccggatgaagctaaaatgctattgaataatatgttgacaaatgaaaataattgggcacctcctgagccatctcctgctccaattactgaacctgttcctaaaccaactccgaagaagagaggtattttatttctcagtcccgaagatatgcaagaggcaaagaaatctatgaaagaaaaatgtattaaagctgaagacgttaagaatttacctcctattgaagaaatacatggtcttaattcaccgcctgttgaagaaacata
This window contains:
- the LOC123128858 gene encoding thioredoxin-like protein CDSP32, chloroplastic, whose translation is MASTAQLLGHLAGSTTTASLSVTPVGGGSSKVRFLPAKAQRRRVVARPRAAVSGAEKEKAKPAGKEDERVVQVHSAEEFDSALQKAKNRLVVVEFAASHSVNSKRIYPCMVDLSRTCGDVDFLLVMGDESEATRELCKREGITQVPHFSFYKGTEKVHEEEGIGPDQLAGDVLYYGDNHAGVVQLHSRTDVEALMAENSGEDGKLLVLDVGLKHCGPCVKVYPTVVKLSRSMADTAVFARMNGDENDACMQFLKDMEVVEVPTFLFIRDKKIVGRYVGSGKGELIGEILRYQGVRVTY